From a single Streptomyces sp. NBC_00377 genomic region:
- a CDS encoding TetR/AcrR family transcriptional regulator, whose product MTEATGTPEGRRPRKRVNYGEGREALLNAAVRVVARGGLRKLTYRAVAEEAGVTHGLVVHHFGTRDALIEEALAHTVRSSLSVSAVEPGTGKVSDFSAGVSEMVTADPDTQVFQYELLLESRRRPELLPLIRGLYDEYFDATERELSRMLPEGANRAMTRLVFAALDGLVLHQLVLGGGPEVTDAAIEELRSLLRLLDADADGESAGDSGA is encoded by the coding sequence ATGACCGAAGCCACCGGGACCCCTGAGGGCCGCAGGCCGCGCAAGCGGGTGAACTACGGGGAGGGCCGGGAGGCCCTGCTCAACGCGGCCGTGCGGGTGGTGGCCCGGGGTGGTCTGCGCAAGCTCACCTATCGCGCGGTGGCGGAGGAGGCAGGGGTCACCCACGGTCTTGTCGTCCACCACTTCGGCACCCGTGACGCGCTGATCGAGGAGGCGCTCGCCCACACCGTACGCTCCAGCCTGAGCGTCAGCGCGGTCGAGCCGGGGACCGGCAAGGTGTCCGACTTCTCGGCCGGAGTGTCCGAGATGGTCACGGCCGATCCGGACACCCAGGTCTTCCAGTACGAGCTGCTGCTCGAATCCCGGCGAAGGCCGGAGCTGCTGCCGCTGATCCGTGGGCTGTACGACGAGTACTTCGATGCCACCGAGCGCGAGCTGTCCCGGATGCTCCCCGAGGGTGCGAACCGGGCGATGACGCGGCTGGTCTTCGCCGCCCTCGACGGTCTCGTCCTGCACCAGCTCGTTCTGGGCGGCGGACCCGAGGTCACCGACGCGGCCATCGAGGAGCTCCGCTCCCTGCTGCGGTTGCTCGACGCCGACGCAGACGGCGAGAGTGCGGGCGACAGCGGCGCCTGA
- a CDS encoding aldehyde dehydrogenase translates to MTEHITTVAGVAVDTRHWIGGERVASVETFTDVSPIDGSTLGEISRGTAAEAAAAVAAARAAFPAWAATSRAERARILHAIADGVEKRIEDLANVETLDNGALLRSHRRGVMPRVAHNFRFFADWLLKLEHEDFTTYTSGSAAGRGHTNHVSWDPAGPCVLITPWNAPLMLATWKVAPALAAGNTVILKPAEWSPLTASLLADIAAEAGLPAGVLNVVQGYGTEVGNALVSHPDVRRISFTGSVPTAQHIARAAAANLTPLSLELGGKSPLLVFADADLDLAVDLAVEQYDNAGQVCLAATRILVEETVSDEFTRRFVEKASRLRQGDSRDEGTDLGPNIHPRQLEKIDGFVRRALDDGARAVIGGKRKDALYYEPTLLTDVAQDSEIVQEEVFGPVLTLQTFGDEEEAVRFANDTRFGLAATLVTGDHERAERVTARLVAGTVWVNCFFVRDLQAPFGGSRHSGVGREGGTWSFDFYCDVKNTVTAPNGWQDHG, encoded by the coding sequence ATGACCGAGCACATCACCACGGTGGCCGGGGTCGCCGTCGACACCCGGCACTGGATCGGCGGCGAACGCGTGGCGTCCGTCGAGACGTTCACCGACGTGTCGCCGATCGACGGAAGCACCCTTGGAGAGATCTCCCGGGGCACGGCGGCGGAGGCCGCGGCGGCCGTCGCCGCCGCTCGCGCCGCCTTTCCCGCCTGGGCCGCCACGTCGCGCGCAGAGCGTGCCCGCATCCTGCACGCCATCGCCGACGGAGTCGAGAAGCGCATCGAGGACCTCGCCAATGTCGAGACGCTCGACAACGGCGCCCTCCTGCGTTCCCACCGCCGCGGTGTGATGCCGCGCGTGGCGCACAACTTCCGCTTCTTCGCCGACTGGCTGCTGAAGCTGGAGCACGAGGACTTCACCACGTACACGAGCGGCTCCGCCGCGGGCCGCGGCCACACCAACCACGTGAGCTGGGACCCGGCGGGCCCGTGCGTGCTGATCACGCCGTGGAACGCCCCGCTGATGCTGGCCACCTGGAAGGTCGCCCCGGCGCTGGCCGCCGGGAACACGGTGATCCTCAAGCCCGCCGAGTGGTCCCCGCTCACTGCTTCGCTGCTCGCCGACATCGCGGCCGAGGCAGGGCTGCCGGCCGGTGTCCTCAACGTCGTGCAGGGATACGGCACCGAGGTCGGCAACGCTCTTGTCTCGCACCCGGACGTCCGCCGGATCAGCTTCACCGGTTCCGTGCCCACCGCCCAGCACATCGCCCGGGCGGCCGCCGCCAACCTCACCCCTCTCAGCCTCGAACTCGGCGGAAAGTCACCGCTGTTGGTCTTCGCCGACGCGGACCTCGACCTCGCCGTGGACCTGGCGGTGGAGCAGTACGACAACGCCGGACAGGTATGCCTGGCCGCGACCCGCATCCTTGTCGAGGAGACGGTCTCGGACGAGTTCACCCGCCGGTTCGTGGAAAAGGCGAGCCGGCTCAGGCAGGGTGACTCGCGTGACGAGGGCACCGACCTCGGCCCCAACATCCACCCGCGCCAGCTGGAGAAGATCGACGGTTTCGTGCGTCGCGCGCTCGACGACGGGGCTCGCGCGGTCATCGGCGGCAAGCGCAAGGACGCTCTGTACTACGAGCCGACCCTCCTCACCGACGTCGCCCAGGACTCGGAGATCGTGCAGGAGGAGGTCTTCGGTCCGGTCCTGACGCTCCAGACCTTCGGCGACGAGGAAGAGGCCGTGCGCTTCGCCAACGACACCCGCTTCGGTCTGGCCGCCACCCTCGTCACCGGCGACCACGAGCGCGCCGAGCGGGTCACCGCGCGGCTCGTCGCGGGCACGGTCTGGGTCAACTGCTTCTTCGTACGCGACCTCCAGGCTCCCTTCGGCGGCTCCCGCCACTCGGGCGTCGGCCGGGAGGGCGGCACATGGAGCTTCGACTTCTACTGCGACGTCAAGAACACCGTCACCGCGCCGAACGGATGGCAAGACCATGGGTGA
- a CDS encoding acetoacetate decarboxylase family protein, with translation MASVRGYFHPKTATGSSSLIPSPPWHYSGDLLTIEYRTDPARVRELLPAPLELAEEDPGAVALIWADWQSCSGTKEELLDPVRAQYKEAFAVVRCSYQGRTYSRCVYIWVDKDFAIARGLHQGYPKKLGSIHQTRPHLYGPAPRIEAGARFGATLAAADRRLAQTVVTLREPSETNGFVNGHPMAHHRWLPSIENGKGLALDELIETGAASFEAGQPWVGDAELELFEAPTEDLARLEIREPIAAYYRQVGVVWDGGRLLESGTSEAE, from the coding sequence ATGGCCAGCGTCCGTGGTTACTTCCATCCCAAGACGGCGACCGGATCATCGTCCCTGATCCCCTCACCCCCCTGGCACTACTCCGGCGACCTGCTCACGATCGAGTACCGCACCGATCCCGCACGTGTACGGGAGTTGCTGCCCGCACCGCTGGAACTCGCCGAGGAGGACCCGGGCGCGGTCGCGCTGATCTGGGCCGACTGGCAGTCCTGCTCCGGTACGAAGGAGGAGCTGCTGGACCCGGTGCGCGCCCAGTACAAGGAGGCCTTCGCCGTCGTCCGCTGCTCGTACCAGGGGCGGACGTACTCGCGCTGCGTGTACATCTGGGTCGACAAGGACTTTGCGATCGCCCGCGGACTGCACCAGGGCTACCCGAAGAAGCTCGGTTCGATTCACCAGACGCGCCCGCACCTATACGGTCCGGCCCCGCGCATCGAGGCCGGAGCCCGCTTCGGCGCCACCCTCGCCGCAGCCGACCGGCGCCTGGCACAGACGGTGGTGACCCTGCGCGAGCCGTCCGAGACCAACGGCTTCGTCAACGGCCACCCGATGGCCCACCACCGCTGGCTTCCCTCCATCGAGAACGGCAAGGGCCTCGCGCTCGACGAGTTGATCGAGACCGGCGCCGCGTCCTTCGAGGCCGGACAGCCGTGGGTCGGCGATGCGGAACTGGAGCTGTTCGAGGCGCCGACGGAAGATCTGGCCCGGCTGGAGATCCGAGAGCCGATCGCCGCGTACTACCGGCAGGTGGGCGTCGTCTGGGACGGCGGTCGACTGCTGGAATCCGGCACCTCCGAGGCCGAGTAA
- a CDS encoding 3,4-dihydroxyphenylacetate 2,3-dioxygenase yields MGEIVGAGLLAHVPTIVLPEGDRLELNQGKEITLVTGLRQLREDVFDSDDYDTVVVLDSHWATTVEFVVTAQQRRAGLFTSEELPRGMCRMPYDFPGDPELAHNIARFADKHGTWVTAIDDEYLPIYYATINLWKFLGEGLPDKRWVTIGVCQTGDMEDHLRLGRALADGIAATPGRRVLLIASGALSHTFWPLRELRDHESSDPGHIFTSEARDADYERIAWFKEGRHGKVLDTMDEFWKYKPEARFYHYLMMAGALGEQACVAEARQYGEYENSIGTGQVHLWFDRPAEGWTGTGAPASASPPTPHSRS; encoded by the coding sequence ATGGGTGAAATCGTCGGGGCGGGTCTGCTCGCCCACGTCCCCACCATCGTGCTGCCGGAGGGGGACCGGCTCGAGCTGAACCAGGGCAAGGAGATCACCCTCGTCACCGGCTTGCGACAGCTCCGCGAGGACGTCTTCGACAGTGACGACTACGACACCGTCGTGGTCCTGGACTCGCACTGGGCCACCACCGTCGAGTTCGTCGTCACCGCCCAGCAGCGCAGGGCCGGACTGTTCACCTCCGAGGAACTGCCGCGCGGCATGTGCCGGATGCCGTACGACTTCCCGGGTGACCCCGAACTGGCCCACAACATCGCCCGGTTCGCCGACAAGCACGGCACCTGGGTCACCGCGATCGACGACGAGTACCTGCCGATCTACTACGCCACCATCAACCTGTGGAAGTTCCTCGGCGAGGGGCTGCCGGACAAGCGATGGGTGACCATCGGCGTCTGCCAGACCGGTGACATGGAGGACCACCTGCGGCTCGGCCGCGCCCTGGCGGACGGTATCGCCGCCACTCCTGGCCGCCGCGTGCTGCTGATCGCCTCCGGAGCGCTGTCGCACACCTTCTGGCCGCTGCGCGAGCTTCGCGACCACGAGTCGAGCGACCCCGGCCACATCTTCACGTCCGAGGCCCGCGATGCCGACTACGAGCGCATCGCCTGGTTCAAGGAGGGCCGCCACGGCAAGGTCCTCGACACCATGGACGAGTTCTGGAAGTACAAGCCCGAGGCCCGCTTCTACCACTACCTGATGATGGCCGGCGCCCTCGGCGAGCAGGCATGCGTCGCCGAGGCACGTCAGTACGGCGAGTACGAGAACTCCATCGGCACAGGCCAGGTCCACCTCTGGTTCGACCGCCCGGCCGAGGGCTGGACCGGCACCGGCGCGCCCGCGTCCGCCTCCCCGCCCACCCCGCACAGCCGCTCCTAG
- a CDS encoding fumarylacetoacetate hydrolase family protein: MPEYRRVLLDGAAVETVRDGDELVAGDGRRVKIEDAQHLPPVVPSKVVAVHLNHRSRVDEFQIQLTPTPTYFHKPTSALNSHKGAIVRPEGCKWLNYEGEVAIVIGRTARNISPAEAGEYIAGYTVANDYGLHDFRDTDAGSMLRVKGSDTLCPLGPGLVSDWDFHGKYLRTYVNGELVQDGSTDEMEWDMHYLVADIARTITLHPGDVLLSGTPANSRPVQPGDVVEVEVEGLGRLTNHIVTGPTSIRTDVGAQPTESEEVLSTALGGDWEFRGIRPPER; the protein is encoded by the coding sequence ATGCCCGAATACCGCCGTGTCCTCCTCGACGGAGCCGCCGTCGAGACCGTCCGTGACGGTGACGAACTCGTCGCCGGGGACGGCCGCCGGGTCAAGATCGAGGACGCCCAGCACCTGCCGCCGGTCGTGCCGTCCAAGGTCGTCGCCGTTCACCTCAACCACCGCAGCCGGGTCGACGAGTTCCAGATCCAGCTGACCCCGACGCCGACGTACTTCCACAAGCCGACCTCCGCCCTCAACTCCCACAAGGGCGCCATCGTCCGCCCCGAGGGCTGTAAGTGGCTCAACTACGAGGGAGAGGTGGCGATCGTCATCGGCCGGACCGCGCGCAACATCTCCCCTGCCGAGGCGGGCGAGTACATCGCGGGCTACACCGTCGCCAACGACTACGGCCTGCACGACTTCCGCGACACCGACGCCGGTTCGATGCTCCGGGTGAAGGGCTCCGACACCCTGTGTCCGCTCGGCCCAGGCCTGGTCAGCGACTGGGACTTCCACGGCAAGTACCTGCGCACGTACGTCAACGGCGAGCTCGTACAGGACGGTTCGACGGATGAGATGGAGTGGGACATGCACTACCTCGTCGCCGACATCGCGCGCACCATCACTCTCCACCCCGGCGACGTGCTGCTCTCCGGTACCCCGGCCAACTCCCGCCCTGTCCAGCCCGGTGACGTCGTCGAGGTCGAGGTCGAGGGCCTGGGGCGGCTCACCAACCACATCGTCACCGGCCCCACCTCGATCCGTACGGACGTCGGAGCCCAGCCCACCGAATCGGAAGAGGTCCTGTCCACCGCGCTCGGCGGCGACTGGGAGTTCCGCGGTATCCGGCCCCCCGAGCGCTGA
- a CDS encoding APC family permease: MDSQTVEPTQTVQSPSAAGRLKPNSLGVLGILFFVLSAQAPLTGIAGAVPIAVAIGNGAGAPAAYAAVGAVILLFSVGFVAMGRHVVDAGAFYIYIGKGLGRPIGSGSAGVALFAYCAVQAAMYGLYGFIVSGLVEQYTGLSAPWWVWVLVTMVIVQILGAAGIEMGAKILAVFVLAEFSILFVFALVTFFKGGGPEGLGFAHSFSPHAALHGAPGVALMFAVASMFGFEATAIYGEEAREPRRTVPRATYLSVMVVTVFFAFTSWMLVSAHGASNATAAAGKALESGDATSWVFAPITAQFGGWAGDALPILLATSLFAGVLAFHNSANRYLFSLGRDGLLPRGLTAINRRHSPWAAGGVQTVISLALVMSFALLGKDPVLSLFSWFSGVAVLAVMLLYFLTSVSVVVFFRRERLDTRAWNTLIAPVLGALGIAGAIWLILANFTTLIGGDQGTAMWLELTVPAVLVLGVIAARLTRGRAMADV, encoded by the coding sequence GTGGACAGTCAGACGGTCGAACCAACACAGACCGTGCAGAGCCCCTCCGCCGCAGGCCGACTCAAACCCAACTCCCTCGGTGTTCTGGGAATCCTCTTCTTCGTTCTCTCCGCGCAGGCGCCGCTGACCGGCATAGCCGGTGCCGTGCCCATCGCCGTCGCCATTGGCAACGGCGCGGGTGCGCCCGCCGCGTATGCCGCGGTCGGCGCCGTCATCCTGCTGTTCTCCGTCGGCTTCGTCGCCATGGGGCGACATGTCGTGGACGCCGGCGCCTTCTACATCTACATCGGCAAGGGGCTCGGCCGCCCCATCGGCTCCGGGAGCGCAGGAGTCGCGCTCTTCGCCTACTGTGCGGTCCAGGCCGCCATGTACGGCTTGTACGGCTTCATCGTCAGTGGCCTGGTCGAGCAGTACACGGGGCTGAGCGCACCGTGGTGGGTCTGGGTCCTGGTCACCATGGTGATCGTCCAGATCCTCGGTGCCGCCGGGATCGAGATGGGCGCCAAGATCCTCGCCGTCTTCGTCCTGGCCGAGTTCAGCATCCTGTTCGTCTTCGCCCTGGTGACCTTCTTCAAGGGCGGCGGCCCCGAGGGGCTGGGCTTCGCCCACAGCTTCTCGCCCCATGCGGCCCTGCACGGGGCACCGGGCGTGGCGCTGATGTTCGCTGTGGCGTCGATGTTCGGCTTCGAGGCCACAGCGATCTACGGCGAGGAGGCACGGGAGCCCCGCAGGACCGTCCCCCGGGCCACGTACCTGTCCGTCATGGTCGTCACCGTCTTCTTCGCCTTCACCTCGTGGATGCTGGTCTCCGCCCATGGCGCCTCGAACGCCACCGCGGCCGCCGGGAAGGCGCTGGAGAGCGGCGACGCCACGTCCTGGGTCTTCGCGCCGATCACCGCGCAGTTCGGCGGCTGGGCAGGCGACGCGCTGCCCATCCTGCTGGCCACCTCCCTCTTCGCCGGCGTCCTCGCCTTCCACAACTCCGCCAACCGCTACCTGTTCTCGCTCGGCCGCGACGGCCTGCTGCCGCGCGGGCTGACCGCGATCAACCGACGCCACTCGCCCTGGGCGGCCGGCGGCGTGCAGACCGTGATCTCGCTCGCGTTGGTCATGTCCTTCGCGCTGCTGGGCAAGGACCCGGTGCTGAGCCTCTTCTCCTGGTTCAGTGGGGTCGCGGTGCTGGCGGTCATGCTCCTGTACTTCCTGACCTCCGTCTCGGTGGTCGTGTTCTTCCGCCGGGAACGGCTGGACACTCGCGCCTGGAACACGCTGATCGCCCCCGTCCTGGGTGCGCTCGGCATCGCCGGTGCCATCTGGCTGATCCTGGCCAACTTCACCACCCTCATCGGCGGGGACCAGGGCACGGCGATGTGGCTGGAGCTCACCGTCCCGGCGGTCCTGGTCCTGGGCGTCATCGCCGCGCGACTGACTCGTGGCAGGGCGATGGCCGACGTCTGA
- a CDS encoding aldehyde dehydrogenase, whose product MLDITHDDWLRRAKALDVSGAHHIDGADEPGGGQSYPAVSPRDGQVLAHVADAQPAEVDAAVAAARRAFDSGPWPRLAPADRGRVLLRIADLLEEQRHRLALTVSLEMGKPITDAYDIELRAAINTFRWYGQLVDKLTDESPHTAPDALALVTREPAGVVGAVVPWNFPLTLASWKVAPALAAGCTVVLKPSENSPLSALLLGRLATEAGLPPGVLDVVTGDGPTAGRAIGLHPDVDVLAFTGSTAVGRHFLRYAADSNLKRVWLELGGKSPNIILPDAPDLEKAAETAAWGIFFNQGEMCTAPSRLLVHSSVAERVTDTIVARARELRIGDPLDPVTEMGALVGERHLQRVLEHIGTGLNEGARLRAGGSRTLTDTGGSYLQPTVFDHVDPGMRLAREEIFGPVLSVLTFDDLDEAVALANDTEYGLAAGLWTSDLSTAHQVSRALKAGTVWVNCYEEGDLTVPFGGVKQSGNGRDKSAHAIEKYTELKTTWIQL is encoded by the coding sequence ATGCTGGACATCACCCACGACGACTGGCTGCGCCGGGCCAAGGCACTGGACGTGTCAGGTGCGCACCACATCGACGGCGCCGACGAACCCGGCGGCGGGCAGTCCTACCCGGCCGTCTCGCCCCGCGACGGGCAAGTCCTGGCGCACGTGGCCGACGCCCAGCCCGCCGAGGTGGACGCCGCTGTGGCCGCCGCGCGCCGGGCCTTCGACTCGGGGCCGTGGCCACGCCTGGCACCTGCCGACCGGGGCCGGGTCCTGTTGCGGATCGCTGATCTGCTGGAGGAGCAGCGTCACCGGCTGGCGCTGACGGTCAGCCTGGAGATGGGCAAGCCGATCACGGACGCGTACGACATCGAGCTGCGCGCCGCGATCAACACCTTTCGGTGGTACGGGCAGCTGGTGGACAAGCTCACCGACGAGTCGCCGCACACCGCGCCCGACGCGCTCGCCCTGGTCACCCGCGAACCGGCGGGTGTCGTCGGCGCGGTCGTCCCCTGGAACTTCCCTCTCACACTGGCGAGCTGGAAGGTCGCTCCGGCGCTCGCGGCCGGCTGCACCGTGGTGCTCAAGCCGTCGGAGAACTCGCCGCTGTCCGCGTTGCTGCTCGGTCGGCTGGCGACCGAGGCCGGGCTGCCGCCGGGCGTACTCGACGTCGTCACCGGCGACGGGCCCACCGCCGGACGGGCGATCGGCCTCCACCCGGACGTCGACGTGCTGGCCTTCACCGGATCCACCGCCGTCGGGCGGCACTTCCTGCGGTACGCGGCCGACTCCAACCTCAAGCGCGTCTGGCTGGAGCTGGGCGGCAAGTCACCCAACATCATCCTCCCGGACGCACCCGACCTGGAGAAGGCCGCCGAAACCGCCGCCTGGGGCATCTTCTTCAACCAGGGCGAGATGTGCACGGCCCCTTCGCGGCTGCTCGTCCACTCCTCTGTTGCCGAGCGCGTGACGGACACCATCGTGGCGCGGGCCCGGGAACTACGGATCGGTGACCCGCTCGACCCGGTGACCGAGATGGGGGCGCTGGTCGGTGAGCGCCACCTGCAGCGCGTACTGGAGCACATCGGCACCGGCCTCAACGAGGGCGCTCGGCTGCGGGCCGGGGGCAGCCGCACACTCACCGACACCGGCGGCAGTTACCTGCAGCCCACCGTCTTCGACCACGTGGATCCGGGCATGCGGCTGGCCCGTGAGGAGATCTTCGGCCCCGTCCTGTCCGTGCTCACCTTCGACGACCTCGACGAGGCCGTCGCGCTCGCCAACGACACCGAGTACGGCCTGGCCGCCGGTCTGTGGACCTCCGACCTGTCCACCGCCCACCAGGTCTCGCGCGCGCTGAAGGCCGGCACGGTCTGGGTCAACTGCTACGAGGAGGGCGACCTCACCGTGCCCTTCGGCGGCGTGAAGCAGTCCGGCAACGGACGCGACAAGTCCGCCCACGCCATCGAGAAGTACACCGAACTCAAGACCACCTGGATCCAGCTGTGA